aggagaacaatcccaacttctccagtctctccacataacctgaagtccctcatccctggtgccattctaataaatctcttctgcagcctctctaaggccttgacatccttcctaaactgtggtgcccagaactgaacacaataccccagctgtggcctaatcagtattttataaaggttcagcataacttccttgcttttgtactctatgcctctattaataaagcccaggatcgcatatgcttttttgacacccttctcaacttgtcctgctaccttcaaagatttgtatacatacatccccaggtctctctgttcctgcactccctttaaaattataccatttagtttatattgactaccaaaatgcatcacttcacatgtcCCTATGTTAAAATTAATCTGCCATGTATCTactcatttcaccaatctgtctatgtcctcctgaagtttatatcctccatattgtttgctatatttccgagtttcatatcatctgcaaactttaaaattatacccaaGTGTACTACATAAATATTAATAATTTGGGATCGGAGAGTTCAACATTTTCTTCACATTTATATTAATAACTGACTAGTGttatgtgatacattttggtaggaagaacgaggagagtcaatataaactaaatggtataattttaaagggggtgcaggagtagagagacctgggggagtatgtacacatatctttgaaggtggcaggacaagttaagaagggtGTTAAAATAGACACAGATTATTATTTTCTGTTATACCATTGGTCATCTGCCTATATTATAAAATCTGTATCCATCATACCTCAGGCATCATACTTTGGATATGCAAAGTGTGTGTCACACTTGTACCTGATTGGCTGATATACCGTATTCGTAAAACAGCAATTAGGCACAATTTAAGAGTTGGGACTAAGTAACAAGTGGGAACAAAAATGATCAACCAAGTACAAAAGCTACTAATCGAGAGGCAGCAATTAAGCTTCAGGAACAGCAGGGGAGCTACTAATGAATTAATTCATTTAATCAATCTCTTCACTTACCATCACTACCACCCTATCATATACACTTCCTTATAAAACACTATTTCTTTGGATTTCCATCAGCAACATGTATGGAGAGCTGCTAAAAATTATAAAAATGCCACATCTAACATGGACTTCCTATCCATCACACTTTGGATACCGCATTGTTCCATCACATCTGCAGCAAGTaaatttctgtgtcatgcttataATTCATTCCATTTCAATTAATATTTTTTCCATCTGATTTGCTGATATGCAGATTTAATAATTAAGCTGCAAATGTATTTAGTTTAATTTCACCAAATGGATATTTCTTACGAAGAAGAAGGTGAATCAATCAAATAGCTCAAAGAAGTTCTTGAAAACTTTTCTCCAGTTTTTGATGCTCTTTGTACTTTAATACTGTATTTGCCAACTGTCTCTCTACGTGATCCAAGACTCGAGCTCATGGTGTTTCCTAGAGCTATCATTCCCAGTTAAAGAGTCTCAACAATGTAGTAGATAAAACATGCATCTGCGCCAACAACTCCCAACATGCTCCAATCTTTGCTTGTGCGAATGCCCTGGAAAAAACCTCAAGGCATATACCAGGTTCAGTCTCTGCCACCAATCTGTGCACTAAAACTCAAAGGGTTAGGATTGACAGCAATAATATCAATGAGAAGTCTGTTTTCCTAAAGGCACCAAAACAAGGTCAAGTGAGGTTAGTTTTGagagaaaaactattttcaaAAAACTGTTTGTGActgccgacagagagagagagagagagatttaatatatagCTGTGATATGTGaagagaatgaatgaatgaatgtatCAACCCACAGTAGATAAGGAAAACTATTTACTTTCTGGGAACCAATCAAAAGCAATTACTTCACTATTTCTGTGCAAAACTCTTACGAAATGTTTTCCACATCCTTTCAGTGACCATTTGGGTCCCTCTTCATTTCCATAACGCTTTCAACAGGAGACCTTTGGCTAACTATAACCAACACTATGGAGGATCTATTGCAGCACATATAACATAGTAAATACATTTTACGTTTTTGTTCATAAGCATCACCACAGGAAATCAAATAGTATTACAATAAGAAAGTTCCTCCTAACATCAGAGTAACATTATTACTGTAATGTTAGGGTTTGTTTCCTAATTGCAATAAGGTAGCTGAAAACCTTTTAAAAATGGCCAGTTAAGGAAGCCTGAAATGCTCTGGAGCCAACGGCAGTCAAAGCATCAACTTCTGTCAATTTCTTCTTCATTAATCATATTCAGAGCCAGATCCAATGCTGTTTCTAAGTTATTATCTGGAATATCAGACAGTGCACCATTATTTAGGAGCAGTCGCTTAATCCTCTTGTTATTGTGTAAAATCCCATAGTGCAATGCTGTTCTGCCTTCTTTGTCCTGGCTGTCTAATTGTTTCTGCACATCAGAATTTTGCAATAATACCTACAAAACATAACAGTTGAACCGatttttaaatgcatttatgaaCAGTTTTTGCTATTCTAACTTTCAAATACAAGTTATGTTTTATTATGATGAATACAActctgacttgaacatataattgtcaacatttaagaaagggaaaatagaagtcATAAATTCTTTTCCATAAACATGTCCCTCTTCTATTTTTTGTATTTTATATACTTAGATTAACTAGTGCTTTATGTTTTCGAAACATTCTGTGCCACCCTACTCATGATTTGTTTGCAGTTCACAAATAGATCTCACTGTCAATGACTTTAGAATTCAGATTCATGGTAAAGAAATAAGGGAAACAGCACTGGAAACATATTTTAATATTTGGATCCTCCTGTTTAATCAAAATGGTTAAATCAATGCATATTATGTCCTCTTGTGCAATGTGACTGTTCTGGCTCATGGCGTCTGGTTCTAGCTATCTACTGGTATGCAATGTAGCTTGACATTAATTACTTATACAATAGAAGGATACACGCTGTTAATCTTCTTGGAGTGTTGGAGTGTTCATTTTTGATATAAATTAAAATATGGTGTATTGAAAAGTGCCAAATCGACTAGAAGTCAATTTCATAGATCagttgtaattgtttcttttgaTGACATCATTAAATCCCTATTTGGACATGGTAAAATTCAGTTCAAACTTTAATATTAGATAACCAGAACCAATTTAAACTAAAAGTAAAGTACCTGGCAGATTTCACCATTCCCATATATAGCAGCTATGTGCAAGAGAGTCCTCCCAGCATCATCTGTGTAACTGTATAATTTTAGATACAAAATGTTATTACAGTACAGAATTATGTTGCATAAGAACATAATTTAATGCAAAGGGTTATATCCATACTTATGTTCAATTACAAAAGCACACAGTTTTCCTGTGTTTCCTAAATATAGGTGTGCAATTACATAAATCATATTAAATGAATAATCTAGTTATAGAAAGAAGCAGTTGCTTTATAGAAAATAAATAGTAGAAAATATTAGGATCAAGGAAGGTTTTTGTAATCTTTCCCAGGAgattgtgtgtttttgtgtgtgtgtgtatgtgtgtgtgtcggtggggGGGGATGTAGGTGATGGTGTGCAGAAGTTACACCATGCCCGGATGGACCAGCTGATCATtttgtcctttttcatatgttCATGTGATGTCACAAATAAACAAGACAATGACAATTTAACAACAAAAAGATGCTTTTGTGATGAAATGCTATCAGTTTTTTTAATCACTGGGAGCAGGAATTTTTATATAGAGATGCACCTTTAGTGCATGAATAAAAGCCCAAGGAATCAATCTGAACAACTTGCCTTTTCAAATTCCTGAGAAGTAGAAGACATTGTCAATATATTgtacagcaagacctccttttTAAAAGCAGAGAGGTGACTGTTGTAATGCTTAATGTGTATACTTCGTAGAAGTTCAAGTTATAAGGTAAATTAGAGAACTAATCCTTTCAAATTAATTTTGGGACCAATTGGAGGCCATACTGAAATTATGCTGTCAATAATGAGCAAGCAAAATAACTAAAACAAGAGGGTTTTGTTTTCCTTTATCTTGTGCTTGATAACCTGAAAATGTATGGGTAACACGTTAACGTAGTTTAAGTGAACATAATGATTATAATTTCAAGTATGTGTCCTTCTAGCTCAAGAAATGACTAAGATAAAGGAATCTATTTGCTTTGGTGTTGTGGTCAACAATGCTGCTTAAGTGATTATTTTGTTTCAAGGAATTTATTAAGTTTTTATTCCACTGATGTTTTCATACGTGAAAATGCAAAAGTGGAAAGTTTACATAAAGTTAACTTTACTGCTACAATTCTTAGGCATGTCTTctagctaaaaaaaaaatctatttttgatGACTGGATTTATTTCCTTTGACTGGCCAGATTGTCTGCAGTGATGGTCAATTGTTGTAGCTCATGTATTTAAGCTCAAATGTCATTCACCTACATGAGACTATCTCAAATGAAGATTTTGAAGAGGAGAGATGAGTAACAAAGATGATTGCGACTGCCCAAACTGGAAGAAGACAAAATATGACTTGGTGAAGACAGACTTaggcatagaagtttacagcatagaaggaggccattgtttCTGGGTCAGCTCTTTGCTACACCAATCCACAACTAATCCCCATGCCCTGCCACtgcccatagccttgtatctttttctgcctcaaatatttatccacttttcccttaaaatatGTAATGATCCTTGCCTCAACcaatccctgtggcaaagcattccacgcTCCAATAATTGTGTGTGAAgatatttctcctaacctctctcttcaTTCCCTTAGTGACAATTTATAATTGATGatacctcatcactgactccccagccagaggaaatagtttctccctgtcCACCCTATAGAAACCCATCTTAATTGTAAAAAGAaactctaataaatctcctcgtAGCCGTCCCTACTCCAGTAGAACTGGTCCCAGTATCTCaaacctctccacataactatagtttcccattcctGGCATCATCGTGGTAATTCTACATTGTATGCTATCTATGGttttaatgttctttctataaAAGGGCAGCATAAACTGCACAGTAATCTAACTGCGGCCTAAACAttgtcttgtacaaatttattattacttgattactcttgtactctaagcgcctatttataaaactcaaatTATGGTGTGTTAAATTAGaaataaaaaattcaataagttATTATAGCTGAAGTACCAGTTTAAAATTAGGATCCTAAATTTTAGTATATTGCAtattagatatatatatatccctTTAGTGCACTTCTGTAAGATATCTATAATGCTAGGGATTAGTCTCACAGCTGGGTACTGCTCCTGAGTTTTACCACGAACTGTCCATGTAATCATAGTCCTTCACTAGGCTGCCATGTACTATTCGTTGAAGTGTTTTTAAGTGACTGAGGTGACAATAGTTAGCcatgtctcagtggtagcactctcccctctgagtcagaaggttgtgggttcaagtcgcactccagacAATTgtgcgcaaaatctaggctgacactccagtgcaggactgagggagtgctgcactaccggaggtgccatcttttggatgagacattaaactgaagccttgtctgccctcccaggtggatgtaaaagatcccatggcaatattcgaagatgagcaggggaatttcccccggggtcctggccaatatttatccctcaatcaacatcactaaagcagattagcCAGtgattatctaattgctgtttgtgggaccttgctgtgtgcaaattggctgtcgcatttcttacattacaacagtaactacacttcaaaggcaattcatttgctgtaaagcgttttagggcatcctgaggtcatgaaaagcaccatttaaatgtaagtctttctttttttctttcaatatAAATTTGCAGACAGGGActatgaataaataaaaatattccCATTTTTGAAAGAAACCTGATGGGATAAGACAGTTATGTAATTTGATTAAAATCTGTATTATAGGAACTGAGATGACAAGCAAGAGGACAGGTAGCCCTCAAACACCTGTAGCCCCTCTGGTgcactcctgccataacttcaacAGGAGTGCCCCAGCAATTAGGATGGGACCCAGATACATCAGGTCCTGGCCTTGTGTTGGGGATTCTGGGAAGACTTGTTAGATGTGGATTGCAATAGCTTGGCCTAAATGAGGCCATGCTGTTAGGAGGGTTCAGGGATTCCCTGTGCTGAGAGATCCCAATTTCCCAATGCTCAGAGAGACCCAGCAGAGGTAAGCTTGGGAAACTAGGTGTACTGGTCAATCGACAGTGGAACTGGAGCCCACCTTGGAGTCCAGTCTGTGATTGTGGCCTGGAGCcctgaaaaaaaaatgacaattgttttttaaatgtatttaactgTTGCCCCACTACAAAGCGGGATGCTGGAGACACCTTCTTTCTGGGGAGAACCAGTCGCCAACCCCTAAAATCAGACTTCCCCGCCACCCTACCATGGCAGGCAGTCTATGTGTGTCCCTAGTGCTACAGGCACATGCATGGATGtgcaccatcccccccaccccacacacccagTTAAACTCAGTTTTGCACTTACCCAGGAAGGCCAATGTGATGCTGACAGAGATTCTCGAGTTTATTATGTTCTCCATTCTTAATGGTTTTTATGGCATATTTGAAAATATCGCAGAGGCTTACATCATCTGTGCTAATACAGTTTATAtttgcttcattttctttggtagAATATGAACTCTTTTCATTCTGTGAAGGCACATTGGACAAGAATGTGAACAAATTCTTTTCCTTAATGATTTAATTAATACAAGTAACACTGAAGGATTTTCTTTCATTTGACTTGTTTGAACAGGTGTTAGGAGTAAATTTATGAGTCCATAGTGCTGGCGAGCAGTCTCCCTGCCAGCAAACACATATTGGAAGGACTTCCTACTTATTAAAATGAATGGCAACACAGACTTGCAAAATGACCCCTGTTATTCATTCAGTTGTACAAAAATGGTAACATCAGCTAATACAGATAGCAGAGATGAACACAATATCAGGTCAAACAGTGACCTCAATAGTTTGGCTCACAACTAGCACTTCATTTGGCTAGATTCAGAATTCTTACAATACACACTATTTAATACTGGTCGGCAAGAAAAATACATGGTCAACTGAAGAAAGAAAGTCCTGGAGCATTGCTTGTAGCTTTGCTATTGAGTCTTGCACTGCAATTTCAGATCTTGGATTGGATTGGTTGCACATAGGTTCACCAACTAAACTATATTAATATTTGCTGCATCATTACAACATATTTACAGGTATCTGCTTGTTATTAATTTCTGACATTCCACTGCAAAGTATTTTGTTGGATCAGAACTTTGCACTGAAGTTATTAGACAATAAATATTGCAACAGCTTTTTGCTTTTACTATTCATTATTTAATTTAACATTACATATCTGCAGCTAGTTAGCAATCAAATGCTCATAATATTCTGTGGAAAAGGTTAAGATACTATCCTACCGTTAATTTAATTCTCCTTGTATCACAAGTACTGCTTTGGCTGTCTGAGTCAGACAGTTCAGTAGCTGCAATCCCTTTTTTTAATGAGCTTTCAGTTTTTGATACTTCAAATATAACTGGTTCTTTAACTTGATCTTCTTCAGTATATTCCTCAGGTTCAGTATGATCTGGTTCTTCTACACAACCTCCAAAGTTACTTTCAGAATTTGGTACATTTTGCAAGCTTTCAAGGTTGCTCATAGCTGATGGTCCTAGGCCCACGATTCTCTCTGTTGTCACATTTTCTTCCTGCAGCAGGCTTGTCACTGCTTTTTGTAGCAATTCTGTATTTCCATCAATGTCATGAATGGAGCTTGTGGATTTCATAATTGCCAAGTTATTGCCATCTTCAGCAGTATCATTAGCAGCCGCAATGTTTTCATGAAGACATTgtgttgctgatatcagtgatttCGACTCAGTGTCACTAGTCATTTTCAAACTACCATGAACAAAATGTGGATTGCCGTCTACTTCACTCCATTCTTTTTCTGACTGGCTACTAAGCAGTTTTGATTTTTCTACATTTTCCATGAAGGTAACTGGAAGTTGCTGTTCAATTTTCTCACAATGGTGACTGTCCACACTTAAGGATTCTTTAATATTATTGGATGGGATATCCTCAGTACAGGTAAGCTTTTCAAATTGGTCAGTTACTTCCCTCTCATCTTTCTCATCTGAACTGATACAGGCAAAATTCTGAAATGTGTTCTCTTCACTGATGTTGCATCCATTATCTATACTATTTACTTCTTTGGAAACTTTTAGATTTTTCGAGTTTGCATTTTTCGAGTGGGCACTGGATGCTGGCGGTCTTTCTGGACTCTCTGCTAAAGAATTCTCACATTCTGACAAACAAAATTCAAGCTGACCTCTAGAAAATGACTTTGGCATCGACTTATTTGGGGAGTCACATCTTGAGTCAGTGCTTGATGTAGAAGTAGATCTTGTGCTTGATGTAGTCTGACAACTGAATGACTGCCTTTGACAAGAAAACACTTGATGTGAATTATCCTGTTCCTCTGAAGATGTGGTGCTGCAGCAGGACATTGACATTTTATTAGTAACTGTTTGAGGCTGTCTCTTTGTAGATCTTGAAGAAACAGTTTGCTGTTCAAGTGTAGCTTTACTGACAACTCTGCTAATTTCAGTTCTTTGTTTGCTTTTTCCGTTTTGACCTAATTTTTATAAACCATATAAAACATGAATAGAATAAGGGAGATAATAACTTTATAAATGCAGTTTAAAATCTGAGGTAAAGGACAGTCATTTCAGAAGTAACATTTTATTTTGTACCATCAGAATAAAGCCTGCACAGAGTAACTATTTTAATTATACTCTATGAATAATTATGGTCTTATAATGCTATGgttatttaaattattataaattaCTGAGCATTTACTAAGATGATCACTGACCAATCAAAACTCAACAATTTTATCTCATGATTTGACGTAATTAGACATAAAGTGGGAGGGAGAAAAATATATTGCCAATTGTATACAGGATAAATGTCCAGCCTAAATACTTACGGGCAGTTAAAtttttgaaaaattcaaaacaaaactcTTACAACTTTAAAAAAGTGATTTTAAGTGCAAGAGATAtctagggcatgattttattggGGGTGCGGCGGGGGGGTATTTCCTGACGGAAAACCCGGAAATACGATTTtgacggtggggggggcggggggtgggggggtcagtcatcggaggtcattgggggctcagtcatcgggagggGGGATCAGTCATCAGGGGGGAAGTCACGGGAGGGTCGGtcattgtgtgggggggggggtaatcaaagggggggggtcagtcatggggggtcagtcatcagaggtcattgggggggtggggtcagtcatcggtgggCTCAGTCATGCCGGGTaaggtagcattgtggttatattactggagtaGTAATCCTGTTCAAATGtcaccgtggcagtttgagaatttgaattcaattcatTGTCATcttatcaagggatattggggtccaccgagaaagtggagttgagattgaagatcagtcatgatcttactgaatggcagagcagtctcgaggggtggtatggctactcctgctcctatttcttatgtcatcAGGGGAGGTAAGTCATTGGAGAGGGGGGCAGGGTTGGGGGTCAttgtgggggtcggagatcatgggggggttcggagatcatggggggttggagattgtggaGGTGGGGGGCGGAGATCATGAGGGTGATCGCTgtaggtaggtttgttgggcctgggggaagcactcctactctccaggcccacaagcagtgcgataaaggcacttacctgcagtttcgggccttcttgcctcctctcacgtggcgtgaaggagaaggcccaggaatcccggcccccaggggttaaaaacaaaaaatctgtcaaaatggaggtccacagcctccttgaaagcttttaatgactaacccgcctcctgagagcaggttggttgaCCCCCCCAACtcatcccgcctccgttaaaaccggaagtgggcaggttgggggcgggttttagattttaaacatttttactgtctccccccatccccaatccacccatttttTCCATTTAAAATCATGTCCCTGTTGTCTTTCTTCCACCAATAGATGTCACCATTGCACTTTGTAACTCAAAGTGCTCGAGTTGGAGCAACACATGGGTATAATACCCAATGTATAAAATATACCTTTTTAGTAGTATAAGGTACAACATTTGTTGGGTGATAAATTAGATGATTtaaaaatcatgatgtggaacaTAATCATTTTGCATGCTCAGTTCAAATCCACTTATCTAGTGACTAAACATCCAGAGAGCAAATTTTTATTTCTCAGGTTCCACACACGAACAATAAAATGTTATCACACGTAAGAGTGGTAATTAGGAACGATTTAATGCGACCATTTATTTTGACTATTTGAAATTATATTGATGGTAAAATAAATCGTTCAATTATGTTACATTTTAGTTGACACAATACTTTGCAAGGGCACTTATTAAGCAAAATCATGGAGGCAACTATACATTTATGGAGGGAAAACACATTAAAGGAGCTACCCAACTACCTATTTTGAAATAAAGCAGTGGAGGTATTTGTCCAGGGTTTGGAAGGATTTGATGTTATCATTTTTATGTTGGTGCCGGGGTAGAGTTGAAATtataacagaaaatgttggaaactctcagcaggtattcagttccattcgcaacccctcagataatgaagcagtccatgcccgcatgcagcaagacctggacaacatccaggcttgggctcataagtggcaagtaacattctcgccaggcaataaccatctccaacaagggagagtctaaccacctccccttgacattcaacagcattaccattgccgaatcccccaccatcaacatcctggggttcaccattgatcagaaacttaattggatcagccacataaatactgtagctacaagagcaggtcagaggctgggtattctgtggcgagtgactcacctcctgactccccaaagcctttccaccatccacaagtcacaagtcaggaatgtgatggaatactctccacttgcctggatgaatgcagctccaacaacactcaagaagctcgacaccatccaggacaaagcagcacaattgattggcatcccattcaccaccctaaacattcactccctccaccactgatgcaccgtggctgcaagtgtgtaccatctacaaaatgCACGGCAggagctcgccaaggcttcttcgacagcacctcccaaatccgcgacctctaccacctagaaggacaagggcagcaggcgcatgggaacaccactacctgcacgttcccctccaagtcacacaccatactgacttggaaatatatcactgttccttcattgtcgctgagtcaaaatcctggaactccctacctaacagcactgtgggaataccttcaccacacggactgcagcggttcgagaaggaggctcaccaccagcctctcaaggcaattagggatgagcaataaatgctggccttgccagcaatgcccacatcccatgaatgaataaaaaaagggtCAGGGAGCatatgtggagagaggaaggtctgaaacattaactctaccTTTCTCTCACCACAGATGCTCCTGATCAGGGAGTTTTATGGAATAGCCTACTAAGGGGCCCAGATAGCTAATGCTTTCTCAGAATATAGATTTATGCTTAATGATAAGCCCTTCCATAGAAGCCAAAAATCAAGGCGTGCTCCTcaggggccca
Above is a window of Heptranchias perlo isolate sHepPer1 chromosome 22, sHepPer1.hap1, whole genome shotgun sequence DNA encoding:
- the LOC137340917 gene encoding osteoclast-stimulating factor 1-like encodes the protein MTSDTESKSLISATQCLHENIAAANDTAEDGNNLAIMKSTSSIHDIDGNTELLQKAVTSLLQEENVTTERIVGLGPSAMSNLESLQNVPNSESNFGGCVEEPDHTEPEEYTEEDQVKEPVIFEVSKTESSLKKGIAATELSDSDSQSSTCDTRRIKLTNEKSSYSTKENEANINCISTDDVSLCDIFKYAIKTIKNGEHNKLENLCQHHIGLPGYTDDAGRTLLHIAAIYGNGEICQVLLQNSDVQKQLDSQDKEGRTALHYGILHNNKRIKRLLLNNGALSDIPDNNLETALDLALNMINEEEIDRS